From the genome of Thermoanaerobaculia bacterium, one region includes:
- a CDS encoding PCYCGC motif-containing (lipo)protein: MKSAFAIATLTFAAAAALAASKPAAKDSAKPAASACSGCREKGTPIDPSALSAADAEARPAYAAASKYPETIDKIHCYCGCEDSPNLHHASLLTCFTTLHATGCEICRGEAEMAGKMKGEGSADDEIKKVVEAFYSDRGR, from the coding sequence ATGAAGTCTGCTTTCGCCATCGCCACCTTGACCTTCGCCGCGGCGGCGGCGCTCGCCGCCTCGAAGCCCGCCGCGAAGGACTCCGCCAAGCCGGCGGCCTCCGCGTGCTCGGGCTGTCGCGAAAAGGGAACGCCGATCGACCCTTCGGCTCTCTCGGCAGCAGATGCGGAAGCGCGCCCCGCCTACGCCGCGGCCTCGAAGTACCCCGAGACGATCGACAAGATCCACTGCTACTGCGGTTGCGAGGACAGCCCGAACCTGCACCACGCGTCTCTGCTCACGTGCTTCACGACGCTTCACGCGACCGGCTGCGAGATCTGCCGCGGCGAGGCGGAGATGGCCGGAAAGATGAAAGGCGAAGGCTCCGCCGACGACGAGATCAAGAAGGTGGTCGAGGCGTTCTACTCGGACAGAGGGCGTTAG
- a CDS encoding glycosyltransferase family 4 protein: MRVLHLTAGTKWTGPAAVAVGQVMAMRAAGIEAEIAIARDSPLASRLAGHGWVRPVLSPGRRPGDFLDDVSALDGVLSRERFETVHSHSSHDHLVARAAVGRARLPLVRSFHHESGFRPLLSSWGRRRASGFAFSNGALQAAFCARFRPSAPCARFSPVAETDRFSPGPRDPGIRAALGIPEDAFVAGTIGKMAAGRGHDAAIRILAGTSDPKIALLHVGKGEAKERLWELAAQLGVGARNFGAGYREEDLPEIYRAMDAFLFTASGADQGHRAILEAMASGLPVVVLDLPGVADFEIVKGPGFVARSEEEASASLDFLATHAGPRMGMADAARKRAERFSGAEFSRGAADFYAAVLDFWKNGRGRDVETRKERA; encoded by the coding sequence ATGCGGGTCCTCCACCTGACGGCCGGGACGAAATGGACCGGGCCGGCCGCCGTCGCGGTCGGGCAGGTCATGGCGATGCGGGCCGCGGGGATCGAGGCCGAGATCGCGATCGCCCGGGACTCGCCGCTCGCCTCCCGGCTCGCCGGCCACGGGTGGGTGCGGCCGGTGCTCTCTCCCGGCCGTCGTCCCGGCGACTTCCTCGACGACGTCTCGGCGCTCGACGGCGTCCTGTCGCGGGAGCGGTTCGAGACGGTCCACAGCCATTCGTCGCACGACCATCTGGTCGCGCGCGCGGCGGTCGGCCGCGCCCGGCTGCCCCTCGTCCGGTCCTTTCACCACGAGAGCGGGTTCCGGCCGCTCCTCTCCTCCTGGGGGCGGCGGCGCGCCTCCGGGTTCGCGTTCTCGAACGGCGCGCTGCAGGCGGCGTTCTGCGCCCGATTCCGACCTTCCGCCCCCTGCGCCCGCTTCTCTCCGGTCGCGGAGACGGACCGCTTCTCTCCCGGGCCGAGGGATCCCGGAATCCGCGCGGCCCTCGGCATCCCGGAGGATGCGTTCGTCGCCGGCACGATCGGCAAGATGGCGGCGGGAAGAGGACACGACGCCGCGATCCGGATTCTCGCCGGCACCTCAGACCCGAAAATCGCTCTCCTCCACGTCGGCAAGGGAGAGGCGAAGGAGCGGCTCTGGGAGCTCGCGGCGCAGCTCGGGGTCGGCGCGCGGAACTTCGGAGCCGGATATCGCGAGGAGGACCTTCCGGAGATCTATCGCGCGATGGATGCGTTCCTTTTCACCGCTTCCGGCGCCGACCAGGGCCACCGCGCGATCCTCGAAGCGATGGCGTCGGGGCTCCCCGTCGTCGTTCTCGACCTTCCGGGCGTCGCCGATTTCGAGATCGTGAAGGGCCCCGGCTTCGTCGCGCGAAGCGAGGAAGAGGCCTCCGCGTCGCTCGATTTCCTGGCCACGCACGCGGGTCCGCGGATGGGAATGGCCGACGCCGCCCGGAAGCGCGCGGAGCGGTTCTCGGGAGCGGAATTCTCGAGGGGGGCCGCGGATTTCTACGCCGCCGTGCTCGATTTCTGGAAGAACGGCCGCGGCCGGGACGTTGAGACCAGGAAGGAGCGCGCATGA
- a CDS encoding Trm112 family protein, translated as MPVDPELLAILVCPKTKGPLEKIPLPPNVRESLVERYREKFRGETPVVEEGLFSPQAGLVYPIVSDIPVMLIDEALPASAVGR; from the coding sequence GTGCCGGTCGATCCCGAGCTCCTCGCGATCCTCGTCTGCCCGAAAACGAAAGGGCCGCTCGAGAAGATTCCGCTTCCGCCGAACGTCCGCGAGTCGCTCGTCGAGCGTTACCGGGAGAAGTTCCGCGGCGAGACGCCCGTGGTCGAAGAGGGGCTCTTCTCCCCGCAGGCCGGCCTCGTCTATCCGATCGTCTCCGACATCCCGGTGATGCTCATCGACGAGGCGCTGCCCGCTTCCGCCGTCGGGCGGTGA
- a CDS encoding O-antigen ligase family protein yields the protein MSASAPAAPRSAPRRWLFPLLLAIAFCSSAIAVANALFAAALLLWGFALRKERRFAEAFRGEIVFWLGAFVAFGIASAVFSLHPGRSLVAIKGLFTFLLVPMFADAIETDRDVRAVVAALGSAAAVLAGIGLWQYLHGANRLSDRIEATLSHYMTFSGLLLVVCLLLLGTALEGGRGRAASAALAALLGGVILLTFTRNAYVGFFVALILFLAIRRPRWLAAAPLLAAALYAAAPAAIRARILSTFDPADPTNRDRLDMAVAGLRMIRDRPVFGLGLGLVKPYYPLYRVPTAVRWRVPHLHDNVLQIAAESGLFAAAAYVAILVCFFRACLRGLRAETDPGRRGILAGAFLAVAGISAAGFFEYNFGDVEVLMTTLIVMAIPFSRAVTRAGEARAGASAEPRAARGRERA from the coding sequence GTGAGCGCGTCCGCGCCGGCGGCTCCGCGTTCGGCGCCGCGGCGCTGGCTCTTCCCCCTCCTGCTCGCGATCGCTTTCTGCAGCTCCGCGATCGCCGTCGCGAACGCGCTGTTCGCCGCCGCGCTCCTCCTCTGGGGATTCGCGCTCCGGAAAGAGCGCCGGTTCGCGGAGGCCTTTCGCGGAGAAATCGTCTTCTGGCTCGGGGCTTTCGTCGCGTTCGGGATCGCGTCGGCGGTCTTCTCGCTCCATCCCGGCCGGAGTCTCGTCGCGATCAAGGGTCTCTTCACCTTCCTGCTCGTTCCGATGTTCGCGGATGCGATCGAGACCGACCGGGACGTCCGCGCGGTGGTCGCCGCGCTCGGCTCGGCCGCCGCCGTGCTCGCGGGAATCGGACTCTGGCAATACCTGCACGGAGCGAACCGGCTTTCGGACCGCATCGAGGCGACGCTCTCGCACTACATGACCTTTTCCGGGCTCCTCCTCGTCGTCTGCCTCCTCCTCCTGGGAACGGCGCTCGAGGGAGGACGCGGAAGGGCGGCGTCCGCGGCGCTGGCGGCGCTCCTGGGAGGCGTGATCCTCCTGACGTTCACGCGCAACGCGTACGTGGGTTTCTTCGTCGCTCTGATCCTGTTCCTCGCGATCCGCCGTCCGCGCTGGCTCGCGGCGGCGCCGCTCCTCGCGGCGGCGCTGTACGCGGCGGCCCCGGCCGCGATCCGGGCGAGGATCCTGTCGACCTTCGATCCCGCCGATCCGACGAACCGGGATCGCCTCGACATGGCCGTCGCCGGACTGCGCATGATCCGGGACCGCCCGGTCTTCGGCCTCGGCCTCGGCCTCGTGAAACCGTACTACCCGCTCTATCGGGTGCCGACGGCGGTGCGATGGCGCGTTCCGCACCTGCACGACAACGTTCTCCAGATCGCCGCGGAGTCGGGTCTCTTCGCGGCCGCGGCGTACGTCGCGATCCTCGTGTGCTTCTTCCGCGCGTGTCTGCGCGGCCTTCGCGCCGAGACGGATCCCGGCCGCCGGGGAATCCTCGCTGGAGCCTTTCTCGCCGTCGCCGGCATCTCGGCGGCGGGATTCTTTGAATACAATTTCGGCGACGTCGAGGTCCTGATGACCACCCTGATCGTGATGGCGATCCCGTTCTCGCGCGCCGTGACCCGCGCCGGCGAGGCGAGGGCGGGAGCGTCCGCGGAGCCGCGCGCGGCGCGGGGCCGGGAGCGCGCGTGA
- the xseA gene encoding exodeoxyribonuclease VII large subunit, translating to MTEPRQGELGFSAPVYGVSQLLAEVSSALSSGWRRVAVAGQACEVRRYASGHVYFALKDATAKLPAVLWRTDALRLPFRLEEGMEVVATGTLCLYAARGQFQMQVLGLQPVGVGAMQLALDQLKRRLAAEGLFDAERKRALPFLPRRIGIVTSPQGAAIRDILNVLRRRHRDLHLTIFPARVQGEGSVSQMIEGLRALARLGCDVILLARGGGSAEDLAAFNDERLARALAASPVPTVSAVGHETDWTLVDFVSDLRAPTPSAAAELVVGAKEEIVRRVAQARRGLALLARRRLAEARGRVGQAAGAEALVRFRYVLLRRRDRFDAARAAILELIASRPRALAGRLALAAEGLSGVRRLLQIPRRRDSTRRLDAAIRAAMRGSVAASRARLAAAAGRLRALDPLAILSRGYAVVYPEGSPVPVTDAARVAPGDRLRIRLARGSIRAAVTEGGES from the coding sequence GTGACCGAGCCACGGCAGGGGGAACTCGGGTTTTCGGCGCCCGTCTACGGCGTGAGCCAGCTTCTCGCCGAGGTGTCGTCGGCGCTGTCGAGCGGCTGGCGGCGGGTGGCGGTCGCCGGACAGGCGTGCGAGGTGCGGCGATACGCGTCGGGCCACGTCTATTTCGCCCTGAAGGACGCGACCGCCAAGCTTCCCGCCGTCCTCTGGCGGACCGACGCCCTGCGCCTCCCGTTCCGGCTCGAAGAGGGAATGGAGGTCGTCGCGACCGGCACCCTGTGCCTCTATGCCGCTCGCGGGCAGTTCCAGATGCAGGTGCTCGGCCTTCAGCCCGTCGGCGTGGGCGCGATGCAGCTCGCGCTCGACCAGCTCAAGCGCCGTCTCGCGGCGGAGGGACTCTTCGACGCAGAGCGCAAGCGCGCCCTTCCGTTCCTTCCGCGGAGAATCGGGATCGTGACTTCCCCGCAGGGCGCGGCGATCCGCGACATCCTGAACGTTCTGCGCCGCAGACACCGGGACCTGCACCTGACGATCTTCCCCGCCCGCGTGCAGGGGGAGGGCTCGGTTTCGCAGATGATCGAAGGGCTTCGCGCGCTGGCGCGGCTCGGCTGCGACGTGATCCTGCTCGCGCGCGGCGGCGGGTCCGCGGAGGATCTCGCCGCCTTCAACGACGAACGCCTCGCGCGCGCGCTGGCGGCCTCGCCGGTGCCCACGGTGTCCGCCGTCGGCCACGAGACCGACTGGACGCTCGTCGATTTCGTCTCCGATCTCCGCGCCCCGACGCCGTCGGCCGCCGCCGAGCTCGTCGTCGGCGCCAAGGAGGAGATCGTGCGCCGGGTCGCGCAGGCACGCCGCGGCCTCGCGCTCCTCGCCCGGCGGAGGCTCGCGGAGGCGCGGGGGAGGGTCGGCCAGGCGGCCGGCGCCGAGGCGCTCGTCCGGTTCCGCTATGTCCTGCTCCGCCGCCGCGACCGCTTCGATGCGGCGAGAGCGGCGATCCTCGAGCTGATCGCCTCGCGGCCGCGCGCCCTCGCCGGCCGGCTCGCGCTCGCGGCCGAGGGCCTGTCGGGGGTCCGCCGGCTCCTGCAGATCCCCCGCCGGAGAGACTCGACGCGCCGGCTCGACGCGGCGATCCGGGCCGCGATGCGCGGATCCGTCGCGGCGTCGCGCGCCCGCCTGGCCGCCGCGGCCGGACGGCTGCGCGCGCTCGACCCGCTGGCGATCCTCTCGCGCGGCTACGCGGTCGTCTACCCGGAGGGATCGCCCGTTCCGGTCACCGACGCCGCCCGCGTCGCGCCGGGCGACCGGCTCCGGATCCGCCTGGCTCGCGGCTCGATTCGCGCGGCCGTCACCGAAGGAGGGGAATCTTGA
- a CDS encoding exodeoxyribonuclease VII small subunit, with translation MSFEKALERLEAIVEKLEGEELGLDASLALFEEGIGLSRVCQEKLSEVERRVEIVLKDAGGKYATAPFEAEGESEGAGEGGLGTTAESESDGGE, from the coding sequence ATGAGTTTCGAAAAAGCGCTCGAGCGTCTCGAGGCGATCGTCGAGAAACTGGAAGGAGAAGAGCTCGGCCTGGACGCGTCGCTCGCGCTCTTCGAGGAAGGCATCGGCCTCTCCCGGGTTTGCCAGGAGAAGCTTTCGGAGGTCGAGCGCCGGGTGGAGATCGTCCTCAAGGACGCCGGAGGCAAGTACGCGACCGCGCCGTTCGAGGCGGAAGGGGAAAGCGAGGGCGCCGGCGAAGGCGGTCTCGGGACGACCGCGGAGTCCGAATCGGACGGCGGGGAGTGA
- a CDS encoding farnesyl diphosphate synthase, translated as MSGEFLSAWRARIDAALEGLLPPDSRWPGTLHRAMRYSVTAGGKRLRPVLALAAANACGGDLEAILPAACGLEMIHTYSLIHDDLPALDDDDWRRGVPTCHKKFGEATAILAGDALLTHGLECFAIHPGPAKYDAARARVVAAVAASIGTQGMIGGQMEDIEAERERPAGDRTLARLERIHANKTGALIRASLALGGILSFAADAALRRLDVYGSALGLAFQIKDDLLDVESTREELGKATGKDLAHGKMTFPGLLGIDESRRRLDRSVESARAAAGELEKGPGPLGELAAFVGSRKT; from the coding sequence GTGAGCGGGGAGTTTCTCTCCGCCTGGCGAGCGAGGATCGACGCCGCGCTCGAGGGGCTCCTTCCGCCGGATTCGCGCTGGCCCGGAACGCTCCACCGCGCGATGCGGTATTCCGTCACGGCGGGAGGCAAGCGGCTCCGGCCGGTTCTCGCGCTCGCGGCGGCCAACGCCTGCGGCGGCGACCTCGAGGCGATCCTCCCGGCGGCCTGCGGGCTCGAGATGATCCACACGTACTCGCTCATCCACGACGATCTCCCCGCGCTCGACGACGACGACTGGCGGCGGGGGGTTCCAACCTGCCACAAGAAGTTCGGCGAGGCGACGGCGATCCTCGCGGGCGATGCCCTCCTGACTCACGGGCTCGAATGCTTCGCGATCCATCCCGGCCCCGCGAAGTACGACGCCGCGCGCGCGCGGGTCGTCGCCGCGGTCGCCGCGTCGATCGGCACGCAGGGAATGATCGGCGGCCAGATGGAGGACATCGAGGCGGAACGGGAGAGGCCGGCGGGGGACCGGACGCTCGCCCGGCTCGAGCGGATCCACGCGAACAAGACCGGCGCGCTCATCCGGGCATCGCTCGCCCTCGGCGGGATCCTGTCTTTCGCGGCCGACGCCGCTCTCCGCCGGCTCGACGTCTACGGATCCGCGCTCGGGCTCGCCTTCCAGATCAAGGACGATCTCCTCGACGTCGAGTCGACTCGCGAGGAGCTCGGGAAGGCGACCGGAAAGGACCTCGCGCACGGAAAGATGACGTTCCCCGGCCTCCTCGGGATCGACGAGTCGCGACGCCGGCTCGACCGAAGCGTCGAGTCCGCGCGCGCCGCGGCCGGCGAGCTGGAGAAGGGACCGGGACCGCTCGGGGAGCTCGCCGCGTTCGTCGGCAGCCGGAAGACCTGA
- the dxs gene encoding 1-deoxy-D-xylulose-5-phosphate synthase has translation MLESIRSPLDLRRLPEDDLPKIAAEIREFLLDRLSKTGGHLASSLGAVELTIALHYVFDTPVDQLVWDVGHQTYPHKVLTGRRERFATLRQKGGISGFTSREESEYDAFNAAHASTAISAALGMAIARDLKKESFHVVAIVGDGGLTGGMAMEGLNQAGYLNRRLLVILNDNEMSISPNVGAMSGYLNRIVSGQIYSKLRDETERVLEKIPLVGDRLLHVAREVKDVAKKALVPGMLFEDLGFRYVGPVNGHSIPALLSALRSVKDADHPVLLHVRTVKGKGYAIAESDPVKWHGASPFAVATGESPKKEAAAPPPPSYTSVFGRTLVELAENDPRIVAITAAMPEGTGLDRFAKRFPDRFFDVGICEQHGVTFAAGLATQGMKPVAAIYSTFLQRAYDQIFHDVCLMDLPVVFCLDRAGLVGADGPTHHGAFDLTYLRVFPNMHIAAPKDEDELRHLLATAFTVGHPVAVRYPRGEAEGTPMEGPPRILPVGKAEILRRGRSGAIWALGNRVMPARRAAERLAAEGFDLTVVNARWVKPLDREAIAETILPGSRLVTVEDHAVAGGFGSAVSEALAELKIEDVEHVSLGIPDRFVAHATQKEQWREVGIDEEGIVSAAKGLFAAKIARPVAVPRKR, from the coding sequence ATGCTGGAATCGATTCGTTCGCCGCTCGACCTGAGGAGGCTTCCGGAGGACGACCTCCCGAAGATCGCCGCGGAAATCCGGGAATTCCTGCTCGATCGGCTGTCGAAGACCGGAGGTCACCTCGCCTCGAGCCTCGGCGCCGTCGAGCTCACGATCGCGCTCCATTACGTGTTCGACACGCCCGTCGACCAGCTCGTGTGGGACGTCGGCCACCAGACCTACCCGCACAAGGTTCTGACCGGAAGGCGCGAGCGTTTCGCGACGCTCCGCCAGAAGGGGGGAATCTCGGGGTTCACCTCCCGCGAGGAGTCGGAGTACGACGCGTTCAACGCGGCTCACGCCTCGACGGCGATCTCCGCCGCGCTCGGCATGGCGATCGCCCGCGACCTGAAGAAGGAGAGCTTCCACGTCGTCGCGATCGTCGGGGACGGCGGTTTGACCGGCGGGATGGCGATGGAGGGCCTGAACCAGGCGGGATACCTGAATCGCCGGCTGCTCGTCATCCTGAACGACAACGAGATGTCGATTTCGCCCAACGTCGGCGCGATGTCCGGATACCTCAACCGGATCGTCTCCGGCCAGATCTACTCGAAGCTGCGGGACGAGACCGAGCGGGTCCTCGAGAAGATCCCGCTCGTCGGCGACCGTCTCCTCCACGTCGCGCGCGAGGTCAAGGACGTCGCCAAGAAGGCGCTCGTGCCCGGGATGCTCTTCGAGGATCTCGGCTTCCGGTACGTCGGTCCCGTGAACGGGCATTCGATCCCGGCGCTCCTTTCGGCGCTCCGGTCCGTTAAGGATGCCGACCACCCGGTGCTGCTCCACGTCCGGACGGTCAAGGGAAAGGGATACGCGATCGCCGAGAGCGATCCGGTGAAGTGGCACGGAGCCTCTCCCTTCGCGGTCGCGACCGGAGAATCCCCCAAGAAGGAAGCGGCCGCCCCGCCGCCGCCCTCGTACACGTCCGTGTTCGGGCGGACGCTCGTCGAGCTCGCGGAGAACGATCCGCGCATCGTCGCGATCACCGCGGCGATGCCGGAGGGAACGGGTCTCGACAGGTTCGCGAAGAGATTCCCCGATCGCTTCTTCGACGTCGGCATCTGCGAGCAGCACGGAGTCACGTTCGCGGCCGGCCTCGCGACACAGGGGATGAAGCCCGTCGCCGCGATCTACTCGACCTTCCTGCAGCGCGCCTACGACCAGATCTTCCACGACGTCTGCCTGATGGATCTTCCGGTCGTCTTCTGCCTCGACCGCGCGGGCCTCGTCGGCGCGGACGGGCCGACTCACCACGGCGCCTTCGATCTGACCTATCTCCGCGTGTTCCCGAACATGCACATCGCCGCCCCGAAGGACGAGGACGAGCTGCGGCACCTCCTCGCGACCGCGTTCACGGTCGGCCATCCCGTCGCCGTGCGGTATCCGCGCGGCGAGGCGGAAGGCACGCCGATGGAAGGCCCCCCGCGGATCCTTCCCGTCGGAAAGGCCGAGATCCTCCGGCGCGGCCGGAGCGGCGCGATCTGGGCGCTGGGGAACCGCGTGATGCCCGCCCGGCGCGCGGCGGAGCGGCTCGCCGCGGAGGGATTCGACCTCACGGTCGTCAACGCCCGCTGGGTCAAGCCGCTCGACCGGGAAGCGATCGCCGAGACGATCCTCCCGGGCTCGAGGCTCGTCACGGTCGAGGATCACGCGGTCGCCGGCGGATTCGGCTCGGCCGTCTCGGAAGCGCTCGCGGAGCTGAAGATCGAAGACGTCGAACACGTCTCGCTCGGCATTCCCGATCGCTTCGTCGCGCACGCCACCCAGAAGGAGCAATGGCGGGAGGTCGGCATCGACGAGGAGGGGATCGTCTCGGCGGCGAAGGGGCTCTTCGCCGCGAAGATCGCACGCCCGGTCGCCGTCCCCCGGAAGCGGTGA
- a CDS encoding YbjQ family protein → MINGIDSHLVTTGNDLPGYRITRTVGLVRGIVVRSRSVFGTIGASLQTLVGGNISLFTELCEKTREDAYELMLKHASERGANAIIGMRYDANEVMQGVTEVLAYGTAVTVVAENR, encoded by the coding sequence GTGATCAACGGAATCGACTCCCACCTGGTGACGACCGGCAACGACCTTCCCGGCTACCGGATCACACGCACGGTCGGTCTGGTCCGCGGGATCGTCGTCCGGTCGCGGAGCGTCTTCGGGACGATCGGGGCGTCCCTCCAGACGCTCGTCGGCGGCAACATCTCGCTCTTCACGGAGCTCTGCGAGAAGACGCGGGAGGACGCCTACGAGCTGATGTTGAAGCACGCCTCCGAGCGGGGTGCCAACGCGATCATCGGGATGCGCTACGACGCCAACGAGGTGATGCAGGGCGTCACGGAAGTGCTGGCATATGGAACGGCGGTCACCGTCGTCGCGGAGAACCGTTAG
- a CDS encoding nuclear transport factor 2 family protein, whose translation MIGMFLAAAIAAAPARMPTKAAVEIAEQERAFARTCREKGMRAAFSEYFAPDAIDFEPGPVPAAASLGKNPDGSAPFTLDWEPVVADASFAGDLGWDTGPYVVTDRSEAKKPPQYGWFFSVWRRQPGGRWKVAMDVGTRSPESSGPLRPAALSAFPSVAARPPSIRSSPEADRAALLARDRASFQTTTADLWLPDARLHRDGEEPVAGIARIAGDPRKSGAFRAAPTGGGVSRSGDLGYTYGSYALASGEKGYYARVWKMTESGDWKIAAQIERPLPPDKK comes from the coding sequence ATGATCGGGATGTTCCTCGCCGCGGCGATCGCCGCCGCGCCGGCACGGATGCCGACGAAGGCCGCCGTCGAGATTGCCGAGCAGGAGCGCGCGTTCGCGCGCACGTGCCGGGAAAAAGGGATGCGGGCCGCGTTTTCCGAATATTTCGCGCCGGACGCGATCGATTTCGAGCCGGGACCGGTGCCGGCCGCCGCGTCCCTCGGGAAGAACCCCGACGGGAGCGCTCCGTTCACGCTCGACTGGGAGCCGGTCGTCGCCGATGCCTCTTTCGCCGGCGACCTGGGGTGGGACACCGGGCCGTACGTCGTCACCGACCGCTCCGAGGCGAAGAAGCCGCCGCAGTACGGCTGGTTCTTCTCCGTCTGGCGCCGGCAGCCGGGCGGGCGCTGGAAAGTGGCGATGGACGTCGGCACGAGGAGCCCGGAGTCCTCCGGTCCGCTCCGCCCGGCCGCTTTGTCGGCGTTCCCGTCGGTCGCGGCCCGCCCTCCGTCGATTCGCTCCTCTCCCGAGGCGGACCGCGCCGCTCTCCTTGCCCGGGATCGGGCGTCTTTCCAGACGACGACCGCAGACCTGTGGCTGCCCGATGCCCGCCTCCACCGGGATGGCGAGGAACCGGTCGCCGGAATCGCGCGAATCGCCGGGGATCCGCGAAAGAGCGGTGCGTTTCGCGCTGCGCCGACGGGCGGCGGCGTCTCGCGATCCGGGGATCTCGGCTACACGTACGGGAGCTATGCCCTCGCGTCGGGCGAAAAGGGGTACTACGCGCGCGTCTGGAAGATGACGGAGAGCGGCGATTGGAAGATCGCGGCGCAGATCGAACGGCCCCTCCCGCCCGACAAGAAGTGA
- a CDS encoding class I SAM-dependent methyltransferase has protein sequence MTPRPGLVRRAAKACLPAPVRRFLRLAAREAPFRLRDLPADVGDLLGRTAPLPPARLRRRVSRTSSRREFEDVGRNCAAELVAAFARARRPGEEYRRWLDFGSGAGRIARYLAASGDVPVLVGVDVDGDLVAWTDRHLSPSRFRRIPPLPPTDLPDAGFDVAVCVSVFTHFDEEIGRRWIAELGRVLRPGGIFVVSTHGAAIAASQPLSDAQRERFSASGFLFIRGGGTFNDDAAFHAEPYLRRVWSEWFEFVERVPQGLMGFQDLSVWKRK, from the coding sequence GTGACGCCGCGACCCGGGCTCGTCCGCCGCGCGGCGAAAGCCTGTCTTCCCGCGCCGGTCCGGCGATTCCTCCGGCTCGCCGCGCGGGAGGCCCCCTTCCGGCTTCGCGACCTTCCGGCCGACGTCGGCGATCTCCTCGGGCGAACGGCGCCCCTTCCGCCCGCCCGCCTTCGCCGCCGCGTCTCGCGCACGAGCAGCCGCCGCGAGTTCGAGGACGTCGGCCGCAACTGCGCCGCCGAGCTGGTCGCGGCGTTCGCGCGGGCTCGCCGGCCCGGGGAGGAGTACCGGCGATGGCTCGACTTCGGGAGCGGCGCCGGTCGGATCGCCCGCTACCTCGCCGCGTCCGGCGACGTTCCGGTACTCGTCGGCGTCGACGTGGACGGCGACCTGGTCGCGTGGACCGACCGCCATCTTTCCCCCTCGCGGTTCCGGCGGATTCCGCCGCTTCCGCCGACGGACCTTCCTGACGCCGGGTTCGACGTCGCGGTGTGCGTCTCGGTCTTCACCCATTTCGACGAAGAGATCGGCCGCCGATGGATCGCGGAGCTCGGAAGGGTGCTCCGCCCGGGCGGCATCTTCGTCGTTTCGACGCACGGCGCGGCGATCGCCGCCTCCCAGCCGTTGAGCGACGCGCAGAGGGAGCGGTTCTCGGCCTCGGGTTTCCTGTTCATTCGCGGGGGCGGCACGTTCAACGACGACGCCGCGTTCCACGCTGAACCCTACCTGCGGCGCGTGTGGTCGGAGTGGTTCGAGTTTGTGGAACGGGTGCCGCAGGGGTTGATGGGATTTCAGGATCTCTCGGTCTGGAAGCGGAAATGA